In Synechococcus sp. CB0101, a genomic segment contains:
- a CDS encoding HEAT repeat domain-containing protein: MDFDALREAIASDNPGRARPALASLVEATPEQAEPLLLLGLQQNDMLLRQLSCSGLGHKPTPAGWEPLVHALQHDPEVAVRAEAANALVSHGFERAWPLVLEAFEREREWLLRCSVLSAVAEHPEVQPEQLLCLARLAIADTDGTVRVGGTEILGRLVREADPASSAAEQARAELRRLQQDGDHRVVAAALNGLQH; this comes from the coding sequence ATGGATTTCGATGCTCTGAGGGAGGCGATTGCTTCCGATAACCCGGGCCGGGCCCGCCCCGCCCTTGCCAGCCTGGTGGAGGCCACCCCCGAACAGGCGGAACCCCTGTTGCTCTTGGGCCTGCAGCAGAACGACATGCTGCTGCGCCAGCTGAGTTGCTCCGGGTTGGGCCACAAGCCCACACCGGCGGGCTGGGAGCCTCTGGTGCACGCTCTCCAGCACGATCCAGAGGTGGCGGTGCGGGCTGAGGCGGCCAATGCCTTGGTGAGTCATGGCTTTGAGCGGGCATGGCCGCTGGTGCTGGAGGCTTTCGAACGGGAACGGGAGTGGCTGCTGCGTTGCAGCGTGCTTTCGGCGGTGGCGGAGCACCCGGAGGTGCAGCCTGAGCAGCTGCTGTGCCTGGCCCGGTTGGCGATCGCCGATACCGACGGCACGGTGCGGGTTGGTGGCACCGAGATCCTCGGGCGTCTGGTGCGCGAAGCCGATCCGGCGTCTTCCGCGGCTGAGCAGGCCCGTGCCGAGCTGCGGCGCCTCCAGCAGGACGGGGACCATCGCGTGGTGGCCGCGGCGCTGAATGGCCTGCAGCACTGA
- a CDS encoding DUF3188 domain-containing protein yields MASRSPLSRDLLALATPLLIVLGLVGLVLRQGSDRLQAVPALVIGVALLVQSAWSRRRRRRALLNALQDQRGQC; encoded by the coding sequence ATGGCTTCCCGTTCGCCCCTCAGCCGTGATCTCCTGGCCCTGGCCACGCCGCTGTTGATCGTGTTGGGTCTGGTGGGCCTGGTGCTACGCCAGGGTTCCGATCGACTCCAAGCCGTGCCGGCCCTGGTGATCGGCGTGGCGTTGCTGGTGCAGAGCGCCTGGAGTCGCCGCCGTCGCCGCCGGGCGTTGCTCAACGCTCTGCAGGATCAGCGCGGTCAGTGCTGA